The Candidatus Poribacteria bacterium nucleotide sequence AACAAGTTTTTTATCTTTTTTAAGAAGTTCAAAAAATTCTTTCATCTATGTTCCTAAGCGTAGGCGTGATACTCTTTTGCTTTGTCAATCCACGTCTGAAGTTCTCGCTCCCACCGCGCCCGAATCGTATCCACTGATTCTCCATTTGACAGAGCATCTCGGAGCCAAGTGTTTCCTACTAACCTATCAAAATGGGCGGGTAAAAATCTAAAATGGTCTCTATACTCGGTGGTTAAAACGGATAACATCTGGAGAGCGGTCTCTATTGGACGGAAACGTTCTCTGTCGGTAATGTGGATTGCAACGCCTCCGCAGGTCTGTTTTGCGTGTTTTGTGGTATCAGCGACCGGCGCGGGTGTGAAAACAACAGGACGGAACCGAACCCCCGGTAGTTGGCAGTCATTCAGTAGTTCTGCCCATCTTTCGCCATTGCACCAAGGCGCACCTATGTATTCAAACGGCTTTGTCGTGCCACGTCCCTCGCTCATATTTGTGCCTTCAAAGAGACATAACCCCGGGTAAAGCACTGCGGTTGTAAGCGTCGGCATATTCGGTGATGGCGGCACCCATTGCAAACCGGTGTTATCGTGCCACATGCCTCGTTTGTATCCATACATCCATGCCACTTTTAGTTGACATGACAGCACGCGCTCCGCTTTCAATAACATTGCCAATTCACCGACCGTCAACCCATAACGAACTGGAATCCTATGTATACCTACGAAAGATTCAGAGCCGCTCGCCAATACCGGTCCCTCCACAGCAGTGCAGGTAATTGGATTCGGTCGGTCAGCAACGATAAGCTCAAGTCCATAGTCACTGGCTGCCTCCATCGCATGTAGTAAGGTCGAAATGTAGGTATAATAACGCGCGCCGACATCCTGCATATCATAGACAAGCAGATCTATACCTTCAAGTTGATTTGCTGTAGGGCGCATCGATTGTCCATACAGACTGAAAATCGGCACGCTTAATGGATTTTCATCAGAGGTGTCAACACTATTGATAGCGATACCGTCTTGTACCGCTCCCCAGAGTCCGTGCTCTGGCGAAAAAATCGCGGAGAGTTGACACTCGGGTGCTTCAGCAAAAAGCCGATAGTTGCTACGTAGAGCAGCATCAACCCCAGTATGATTTGTAATCAGCCCGATTGATTTCCCTCGAATCCAATCACTTTTCTCGCTGAGTAAAATGCTCAACCCTAATTCTGTTTGTTGTGATTTTGCCGGAACATCCATCTTTTCGTTTTTTATAGTTATCGGTTATCAGTTATCAGTTACAAGAGGTTTCTGATTAAACAATACCCTCTTTAACTGACAACTGACGACTGAAAACTATTTCATGGAACATCCTCCGAAATTCGATAATACCGCGTCGGTCAGCATCAGGGTGTACCCGATTTGTCAACAGAATAGCAGCGAGTTTCCTCTTCAAACATATCCGTATTGAAGTACCAGTGAACCCTGTATGATAAAGACATTCATCATCCGTCACTGCCCAACCGATGCAGCGGCGTTCTCCTTCTGCTGAGACGACTTTACGCATTGTGTCGAGGCTCTCCAAACGTAATAGGACACCACCGTTATCCATTAACGCGCTGCAAAATTTTCTGAGGTCTGTTGACGTAGCGAAGAGTCCCGCATTGCCTGAAACACCGCCGAGAAAATGCGCGTTTTCATCGTGGACCTGTCCGATAATCACACCTTCTCGCCAGTCGTAGCGTTCATAGTTTACCATCCGACGTTCAAAACTGTTGGAATCCTCAGTGGCAGCACAGTTTCCATGCCACGCTTGGGGCGGATTGAACCACGTCTGCTCCATACCGAGTGGTGCGAATATCCGCTCTCGCGCCAATTGATCAAGCGGCTGTTTCGTTACCTTTTCAAGCAGCGCACCGAGCACAATATACCCTAAGCAACTGTATACCGCCTTCTCTCCAGGTTGAGATTCCAATGCCACCTCACCGAGATAAGAAATAACATGCTCGCGGGATCCTGCCCGTAAGTAGAGCGGTACCCATGCCGGAAGACCTGAAGTATGTGTCAACAGATGGGTAAGCGTTACGCCTTTCTGTCCGAAGGCTGGCAAGTATTTCTCAGCAGGTGTACTCAGGGAGAGCCTGCCTTTCTCAACAAGCTGCATGCAGAGCGTCCCGATGACAATCGGCTTTGTCAGCGATGCCAAGTCGAACAGGGTCGTCCGAAGCATGGGCAGTCGTTTCGGCTTTATAGATCGGCAGCCAAAAGCTTCGTGGTAAAGCACCTCTTTATTCGTAAGGATACAAGCAACTGCCCCAGGAAACACCTTTTCCGTAATACTATTTTCAATGAGTGCTGAAATCGAATCTTTAAACATGGTAGTAGGCACGCTCCGTGTGCCGTAACGTTGAAGTCATAGTAGTAGGCACACTCCGTGTGCCGTAACGTTAAATGGTTTCTACTGAAAACTGGATGCCTCTGGTGGACTCCAGTTTTGGTTGACTATCGGACTGCCTATATGATACACTATCTATCGTATTTTTGTAAGCATTTTTTCATAGATGTGCATCGCAGTTCGGAGAATAAATTATGGAATTATCCGCGCAAGAACTTCAAGAGATCACAACAGTTGAAAAACCTTGGGGTGGCTTCATACAATATGTACTTAATCAACCTGTCACTGTCAAAATCTTAGAAATTCGGGCAGGGGAGCAGGTGAGTTATCAGTATCATCATCATCGGAGTGAGTTATGGATTCCGCTTGATGAGGGTGCCTGTTTGAAACTTAATGGCACCATTCAACGTCCTGAACCTATGGAACCTGTGTTTATTCCACAAGGTGCGAAGCATCAACTCATCGGTGAATCGAAAGACTATCGGATCCTCGAAATCTCGTTCGGGCACTTTGATGAAGAAGATATCGTCCGCCTCTCGGACAAGTATGGAAGAATTTAGCAAAAAGGAGATTTTGTTGGATAGAAAACTTTGTTTCTCGATTGGTGAAGGGACAGCAGCCTCGTTCCCCGCTACCGGCAGCGAGGGGAAGACAGCAAAACAGAAGGTTGATACCGCTTTGCAGAGAATTCACGCGCTATTTCAGGAGGAGGCATCAGCACCACTTGTCGAATTGGAACGTGGACTTCGTGCTTGGACCCGCAGTCATCTCCAAGAGACAGATATCGTCAAAGTTACGACGTTAGCCACGCGTGCCCGCGAAGACTTTTCGGTGTTGGTCGTCATCGGTATAGGCGGCTCTGATCTCAGTGCTCGCGTCTTCCACGATTCTTTCAATCACCCCCATCATAACTTGCTGTCAGTTGAAGAACGCGGCGGTGCTCCAGAGGTTTATTTTACGGGTGATACCTTTGATCCGCGCAAACTCGTCGGCTTAATTGAGATGCTCAAAACGCGGAATCTCCTCCAGAAAACACTCTTCAACGTCATCAGCAAATCTGGCACGACAACCGAGACAATGGCGACATTGATGATTATCCGTGAAGTGCTTGACGATGAAAACTGGCGGCAACATGTCCTCGCGACAACTGGACTCACTGCTGAGAGTGTGTTGTTCCGAATGCATGAACAATCATCTTTCTACGGTGACACGTTGCTTCCTGTCCCCGATGGTGTCGGTGGACGGTTTTCAGCCTTCTCGCCTGTTGGTCTGTTCTTCCTCGCGATGACAGCCGGAAAAAATGAAACCCCAAAGACTCGCGTCCGTGCTGCACTGGACGGTGTGAAACAAGCACATGAGGATTTCTTTCTGCCGTGTGAACATCAAGACAACGTTGCCTATCAACTCGCTCGGTGGATCCATTTCGCTGAAGAAGTTGAGGACACCAAACACCCAAGCAAAAATACTATTGTTTTCTATAACTATGCCGATAACAGCTGCCTCGGTGAGTGGTTTGTTCAACTCTGTACAGAATCTATTCAAGAACGGGGAACGGGTCCTAACGTCATAAATGCCAAGGGGCCTACGAGTAATCACTCAATCCTCAATGGCATCATCGCCGGGCCGCGAGATAAAGTCGTCCTATTTATCCACTGGCGGGAACTCGGACCCGATTTAGTGCTACCGAGAGATACTCAGATGGACAGGAAATTAACCGACTTTGAAGGGTTATCAATGACACACCTGCAGACCGCCTCCTATCGTGGCACTGCCTTAGATTTTAGCGAGAAAGGTGTATCTAATGCAACGTTAACCCTTCCGAAACGGGATATCCAGTCTGTTTGTCAACTGATGCGTGTCTTAATGGATGCCATCGCCGTAAAAGGCAGGCTCCAAGATTTGCACCTTGACACCGACGGTGGAAATGAGTTAACATATCTCCAAGATGGTGTTGAAGGCTACAAGCGGAACTTCCGATCTTTTGCCTTAGCACCGATGGCGGATAGCAAGTAGGTGGTTAAAAATAATCCCTCTCGTGTCACATATTTTCTGAGTTTAAAGCAAAGACAATTTACAAGTTGTGCCATAAAATGAGGAATAGACTCTCCACTTTACAGTTTCATGATAAGATTTTTATCGCTTACGGCTTCGTTTTCCTCGTCATGTTTGGTGTTGTTTTTGGGAGTACCAGTTTCCTAATTCGACTCGCTTTTAAACGGGACATTGATGCCTCTGTTGAGACGCTTCGCGCCCAAATTTCAAATAATTACCAAGCTTTCCTCAACAAAGTTGAGAAGGACGTTCAGGCCACAGCTGCCGACGAAAGATTGCTTCGCGCCATAGAAAGAGAGGCTACCTTTGCTAATCTACCCACACCAGATTTTGATCTCTTTGAGTATGGCACCGCAGACGGTAAACTGCTATATCCGAACCTAAAGACTCGGAGAAATCCACGCATATATAATTCGGTTGACAACGAGGGGGGACACATACAACTCAGGTATATTCCGCAACAGAACGATCTCGGACTACAGTTTGTGGTTCAAGTAACGGAATCGGGCGAGTGGGGCTTCGTTACAGGCGGCTACCGTTTGCAAACATGGCTGGAGACAACCCAAACGAATATTCAGTCAGACGAACATCCGATTTTTCTTGTCGGAAAGCCGCAAACATCGGACACAGCAGGCTTTAGTACCGAATCGAAAATGGTGGAATCAGAGCATTGGCTTCCATTGAATAATGCCGCCCGACACGTCCCACTTGACGATCGATTTCAATTACTTTCCGGTTCGCAACTCCGACAAAAAGTGACTTTAGAGGCGTCAGAAGAGACCGAAGGGAGTACTTATACCGCTTCTCGAATAACACCTTTCAATTCAGCCTTCGCGACGACACGTGAGACACCACCTGTTGACTTAATCGTCGCATATTCGCACGCACGCCAGATGAAATGGCAGCAGGAGCTTACACTCACACTGCTTTTAAGTGGTGTCGTTGGGCTGGTATTGGTTTACCTCATTAGTTATATCATCAGTCGTCGTATCACCCGTCCGATTGCGACCCTACGTGAAGGAGTTGGCCATATCGCTGCCGGTAATCTCGATCATCGCGTTGTCATCCAATCACACAATGAGATAGGACAACTCGCAGATGGGTTCAACCGAATGGCGCGAGACCTGAAACTCAGTTTAGAGGAACGTATGGCGGCAGAACGGGCAGCAACATGGCGAGACGTCGCACGACAGGTGGCGCACGAAATCAAAAATCCGCTTTTCCCGATCCGACTCTCTGTCGAAAATTTACAGCAGGCAAAATCTAAACCTGAGGTTTTCGAGCAGATATTTAGGGAGTGTACGGACACCGTCATTGAGGAAGTTGACCGCATCGGAAAGTTAATAGATGAGTTTCATCAATTTGCACGGATGCCGAAACCACAGAAAAAACCCAGCCAACTCAATGATATTGTGAAATCTATCTTGACGTTATACACGGGGGGCCAGGTACCGGTTCTTGATCGGGAAAATGAAGGTCCGGCGGTGATTTCAGAACACGAGAACTTGACGCACTCGAATGCTACCGATGAATTTTGGCTCGAAAACATTTCTAAGATTCAGGTTGAAACTGAGCTAGGAGCACTTCCACAACTCTTGATTGACCCAGAGCAGATCGCACAGGTGCTCGGTAATCTCCTGAAAAACGCGATTGAAGCGATGCCTGATGGCGGGACACTTACGGTGAAAACCTATTTCACGCCAAATTCACCACAGGCGGATCCACAGAACAATGAAAACAGTAAAGACGATGGGACAATAAACACGGACACCCACGGCACGGTTTCACTGGAAATCCACGATACGGGGCATGGTATGTCCGATGAAACGATGGCGAATCTTTTTGTACCGTATTTCACAACGAAGTCAGAAACAGATGGACGCGGACTCGGAATACCAATTGTCAGACAGATTGTTGCCGAACATGGGGCTGAGATTAATTTTCAAAGTACCGAGGGCGTAGACACAACGGTCCGTATTCATTTTCCTAACGACCCAAGTGAACATTCCGAAGAATTAACGCCAGAACCGGAAGAATTGACACCCCTCATAGGTTTGGGACCTAAACTGGAAACAGAAGAACGGTCAACAAATACTCAAGAATGAACTTTAAACACGATGTGTTAGGACGAAGATAATGGAAACTTTTTTGATCGTAGACGACGAAAAAAATACGCTTAAGATGCTATCCCAAGGCCTCAAGATGCGGGGTTATCAAGCACTTACAGCTGCGAGTGGTGAGGAAGCCTTGCAACAGGCGATGAAAACTGATGTTGATCTGGTGCTGTTGGATATCCGTATGGAAAACGGCATGGATGGTGTCCAAACGCTTGTGAAACTCCGTGAACGCTATCCAGAATTAAATGTCGTGATGATGTCTGCGCAACAAGATATCGAAATCGCCACTAAAACAATGGAGCTCGGTGCAAAACGGTACATCACCAAGCCAATTAGTATCGATAAAATCCTGTCCAGTGTCCAGCCGTTTCTTGAGATATCGCGTTTATCACAAGAAAACGAGATTCTAAAATCTCAAATTATAGCAATTGATGAGATGGTGGGTGAAAGTGCCACCATTTCACACCTTCGCTCACAAATTGATCGGGTCGCCGGAAGCGGACTCGGTGTCCTGATCTCTGGCGAAAACGGCACCGGCAAGCAGCTTGTCGCCAACGCTATTCATCAAAAAAGCGAACGTGCGGCAAAAACTTTCATTCCACTCAACTGCGCTGCCTTACCCGATGAACTCATTGAGAGCGAACTCTTCGGACATGAGCGCGGCGCGTTTACGGGCGCGGATTCCCGAAGGCAGGGACGTTTTGAACTCGCTGACGGTGGAACCCTTTTTCTTGATGAAATTGGAGATATGAGCCTAAAAGCACAAGCAAAAGTACTCCGCGTCATTGAAACCGGAGAAGTTGAACGCCTCGGCGGCAACCAGATCCGGACAGTTGATGTCCGTATTATCGCTGCAACTAACAAAAACCTTCCTGAAGAAATTGACAACGGACACTTTCGACGGGATCTCTTCTATCGACTAAATGTTGTACCTATTACGGTGCCACCGCTTCGGGAACGTGCGGAGGATATTCCGTTATTAGTCCAGCATTTCGCCGAACACCTGCAACTCAATATGGGGTCTACTCCCAAAGCCATTGATCCGGGGGCTTACGCTGTGTTTCAAAGTTACAACTGGCCCGGGAACATCCGCGAACTAAAGAACATCGTCGAACGCCTCCTTATTATGGTGAATAGAGATGTCGTCATGGCACCCGATGTTGCGGAGGCACTGTCCCTAATACCACAATTATCCGCGTCATCTCAACTCGCAGATGAGGCACTGGATCTTGGTGCCTTACAGTCGCTCCCAAGCGTAGCACTCTACAAACCCGGGACCGCCTTAAGTCAGATGATGGATACCGCCGAGGCGCAGTGCATTCTCGCGGCTTTGGAGGAATTTAACTGGAACATCCGGCGTACCGCGGAGGCATTAGAGGTTGAGCGGAGCAACTTGTATAAAAAAATGAATAAGTACGGTATTTCCCGTCCGGATTCCGAGGAATAGTTTGGGCTAAAGATGCTACAGAATAACATCATCAAAAACGGCGGGATGACCCGCCTTCAATTGCTTATTCTCATTGCCATAATTGCTGTGATTGGCGTACTCTCTTTTCCACCCTGGTTAGAACAGCGTAAGGTCAGCACAGCAGATATAGACGTTGAAACCGTCGCTGTTGCTATCAAGAAATACCACAGGCATACGGGGAATTATCCGACGAGTTTGGATGCACTGGTGACGGATCCGGGTGTTGCGGGGTGGCGCGGGAATTATCTGGGATCTGTTCCTGAAACGCCTTGGGGAGGTCGTTATGTACTTCTTCAAGATAGCTATAAGGTAGGGATAGCAAAAAATCACCCACGCGCCCCCGAAAAATATCGAGTCGGCGGTGTTGCGGAAATCAGCAGAGTTTATCACTCCGACGCGCAGCTCGGTGAGAAATATTGGTGGTAATTAGTTATCAGAGTATCAGTTCCCAGTAGCCAGTGGCCAGTAACCAGAAAGAAACTTCGGAACTATCCCAAACCTCTTGTAACTGGAAACTGGAAACTGGAAATTGAGGACTAACAACAAAAAAAATATGTGGGTCTTTATTTTCTTCTTTGGTTTAGCAATCGGCAGTTTTCTCAATGTCTGTATCTACCGAATTCCACGCGAAGACCTATCGATTCATTCACCACGCCGCTCCTTTTGTCCCGAATGTAGTGAACCGATAAGCCCTTACGACAATATCCCTATTTTGAGTTACCTGCTTTTGCGGGGAAAGTGTCGGCATTGCAAGGCGACAATTTCCGTGCTATACCCCTTCATTGAACTTGCTACGGCAGGGATATTTCTCTTTCTATATTACCGTTTCGGGCTGACCCTCGAATTTCTGCTCGCGCTCGCTTTCGTCTCAATGCTACTGCCGATCTCCGTCATTGATGCACAGCACTATATTATTCCAAATGTCCTCATCGCAACAGGGGCAATTCTCGGTTTTGTTATTGTTTGCACAATTGCGTATCAACGCGCCGATGTCTGGTACCTCCTGATACGCCTCATTGGTGCTGTTGCCGGTGGTATGGCGTTATGGTTAGTTGCAGTGATTGGAAGTGCAGTCTTACGCAAAACAGCGATGGGCGGTGGAGACATCAAACTGATGGCACTCAACGGATTGTTCCTCGGTGCCTGGCCCGAATTGGCAATGGTCATAGCCTTTTCTGCCTTCAGCGGTGCGGT carries:
- a CDS encoding type II secretion system protein GspG; protein product: MLQNNIIKNGGMTRLQLLILIAIIAVIGVLSFPPWLEQRKVSTADIDVETVAVAIKKYHRHTGNYPTSLDALVTDPGVAGWRGNYLGSVPETPWGGRYVLLQDSYKVGIAKNHPRAPEKYRVGGVAEISRVYHSDAQLGEKYWW
- a CDS encoding prepilin peptidase, translated to MRTNNKKNMWVFIFFFGLAIGSFLNVCIYRIPREDLSIHSPRRSFCPECSEPISPYDNIPILSYLLLRGKCRHCKATISVLYPFIELATAGIFLFLYYRFGLTLEFLLALAFVSMLLPISVIDAQHYIIPNVLIATGAILGFVIVCTIAYQRADVWYLLIRLIGAVAGGMALWLVAVIGSAVLRKTAMGGGDIKLMALNGLFLGAWPELAMVIAFSAFSGAVVGTILIVSGVKSRQSPIPYGPFLAGAAVIVLLWGDTLWHLYLQSVGWN
- a CDS encoding serine hydrolase, with the translated sequence MFKDSISALIENSITEKVFPGAVACILTNKEVLYHEAFGCRSIKPKRLPMLRTTLFDLASLTKPIVIGTLCMQLVEKGRLSLSTPAEKYLPAFGQKGVTLTHLLTHTSGLPAWVPLYLRAGSREHVISYLGEVALESQPGEKAVYSCLGYIVLGALLEKVTKQPLDQLARERIFAPLGMEQTWFNPPQAWHGNCAATEDSNSFERRMVNYERYDWREGVIIGQVHDENAHFLGGVSGNAGLFATSTDLRKFCSALMDNGGVLLRLESLDTMRKVVSAEGERRCIGWAVTDDECLYHTGFTGTSIRICLKRKLAAILLTNRVHPDADRRGIIEFRRMFHEIVFSRQLSVKEGIV
- a CDS encoding phosphomannose isomerase type II C-terminal cupin domain; protein product: MELSAQELQEITTVEKPWGGFIQYVLNQPVTVKILEIRAGEQVSYQYHHHRSELWIPLDEGACLKLNGTIQRPEPMEPVFIPQGAKHQLIGESKDYRILEISFGHFDEEDIVRLSDKYGRI
- a CDS encoding sigma-54 dependent transcriptional regulator gives rise to the protein METFLIVDDEKNTLKMLSQGLKMRGYQALTAASGEEALQQAMKTDVDLVLLDIRMENGMDGVQTLVKLRERYPELNVVMMSAQQDIEIATKTMELGAKRYITKPISIDKILSSVQPFLEISRLSQENEILKSQIIAIDEMVGESATISHLRSQIDRVAGSGLGVLISGENGTGKQLVANAIHQKSERAAKTFIPLNCAALPDELIESELFGHERGAFTGADSRRQGRFELADGGTLFLDEIGDMSLKAQAKVLRVIETGEVERLGGNQIRTVDVRIIAATNKNLPEEIDNGHFRRDLFYRLNVVPITVPPLRERAEDIPLLVQHFAEHLQLNMGSTPKAIDPGAYAVFQSYNWPGNIRELKNIVERLLIMVNRDVVMAPDVAEALSLIPQLSASSQLADEALDLGALQSLPSVALYKPGTALSQMMDTAEAQCILAALEEFNWNIRRTAEALEVERSNLYKKMNKYGISRPDSEE
- a CDS encoding DUF1343 domain-containing protein, producing the protein MDVPAKSQQTELGLSILLSEKSDWIRGKSIGLITNHTGVDAALRSNYRLFAEAPECQLSAIFSPEHGLWGAVQDGIAINSVDTSDENPLSVPIFSLYGQSMRPTANQLEGIDLLVYDMQDVGARYYTYISTLLHAMEAASDYGLELIVADRPNPITCTAVEGPVLASGSESFVGIHRIPVRYGLTVGELAMLLKAERVLSCQLKVAWMYGYKRGMWHDNTGLQWVPPSPNMPTLTTAVLYPGLCLFEGTNMSEGRGTTKPFEYIGAPWCNGERWAELLNDCQLPGVRFRPVVFTPAPVADTTKHAKQTCGGVAIHITDRERFRPIETALQMLSVLTTEYRDHFRFLPAHFDRLVGNTWLRDALSNGESVDTIRARWERELQTWIDKAKEYHAYA
- a CDS encoding ATP-binding protein, with protein sequence MRNRLSTLQFHDKIFIAYGFVFLVMFGVVFGSTSFLIRLAFKRDIDASVETLRAQISNNYQAFLNKVEKDVQATAADERLLRAIEREATFANLPTPDFDLFEYGTADGKLLYPNLKTRRNPRIYNSVDNEGGHIQLRYIPQQNDLGLQFVVQVTESGEWGFVTGGYRLQTWLETTQTNIQSDEHPIFLVGKPQTSDTAGFSTESKMVESEHWLPLNNAARHVPLDDRFQLLSGSQLRQKVTLEASEETEGSTYTASRITPFNSAFATTRETPPVDLIVAYSHARQMKWQQELTLTLLLSGVVGLVLVYLISYIISRRITRPIATLREGVGHIAAGNLDHRVVIQSHNEIGQLADGFNRMARDLKLSLEERMAAERAATWRDVARQVAHEIKNPLFPIRLSVENLQQAKSKPEVFEQIFRECTDTVIEEVDRIGKLIDEFHQFARMPKPQKKPSQLNDIVKSILTLYTGGQVPVLDRENEGPAVISEHENLTHSNATDEFWLENISKIQVETELGALPQLLIDPEQIAQVLGNLLKNAIEAMPDGGTLTVKTYFTPNSPQADPQNNENSKDDGTINTDTHGTVSLEIHDTGHGMSDETMANLFVPYFTTKSETDGRGLGIPIVRQIVAEHGAEINFQSTEGVDTTVRIHFPNDPSEHSEELTPEPEELTPLIGLGPKLETEERSTNTQE